In Xanthomonas theicola, a single genomic region encodes these proteins:
- a CDS encoding RHS repeat protein: protein MNPDLTTETYLGSRMVEIRNPNGVRWTLSYGGPEGAQLQRVTHSNGRSMEFTWIQKNAQTGVGPRVVGVRDPQGNVIEYGYTQDMYGFLETVTHKGDPATTIKYHYLYKELGQTYGIPLLTGKSIDGRRYSMYTYDDQRRATSTAHAGGVERFGFSYEQGRNGERVTVETNPLGKVARYRFKDRRLVAIEGLPSANCAAGHSETHYDGNGNKQFTSDFEGNLTRFQYDAHGHLLRREEASGTPVARVTTFEWDEQANRVAAETLQGVLETRYSYDSNNRLTVRTEKSLAAGNAQGEVQTTTFSYQLHPNGLVSRMVEDGPAAGNGDAVTSTYSSAGDLIRIENSAGHAIVMGDYNGYGYPGYLIDANGLRKHIAYDARGRPLEVRLVLAAGNRTTRYEYDAFGKLAAMTGPDDVRTSNLYDVAGCLLSTSIPEPGGSFAETRYTYNALSLPTSMTVQRVFADPGRGTQP, encoded by the coding sequence GTGAACCCTGATCTCACCACCGAGACTTATCTCGGCAGCAGGATGGTGGAAATCCGCAACCCCAACGGCGTTCGCTGGACGCTGAGCTATGGCGGCCCCGAAGGTGCGCAGTTGCAGCGCGTGACCCATAGCAATGGACGGTCCATGGAGTTCACCTGGATCCAGAAGAATGCACAGACGGGTGTCGGTCCGCGCGTGGTCGGCGTGCGCGATCCGCAGGGGAACGTCATCGAGTACGGGTACACCCAGGACATGTATGGCTTCCTGGAGACGGTGACCCACAAAGGCGATCCGGCCACCACGATCAAATACCACTACCTGTACAAGGAGCTCGGCCAGACCTACGGGATACCGCTGCTCACCGGGAAATCGATCGATGGTCGGCGCTACTCGATGTACACCTACGACGATCAGCGCCGGGCGACCTCCACCGCGCACGCCGGGGGTGTCGAACGCTTCGGGTTCTCGTACGAGCAGGGCCGCAATGGCGAGCGTGTCACCGTGGAGACCAATCCGTTGGGGAAGGTCGCCCGATACCGCTTCAAGGACCGCCGCCTGGTGGCGATCGAAGGCTTGCCTTCCGCCAATTGCGCCGCCGGCCACAGCGAAACGCACTACGACGGCAACGGCAACAAGCAGTTCACCTCGGACTTCGAAGGCAATCTGACCCGTTTCCAGTACGACGCGCATGGCCATCTGCTGCGCCGGGAAGAGGCCAGTGGAACCCCGGTCGCACGCGTCACCACGTTCGAATGGGACGAGCAGGCCAATCGCGTGGCCGCTGAAACGCTGCAGGGCGTCCTGGAAACCCGATACAGCTACGACAGCAACAATCGCCTGACCGTGCGTACTGAGAAGAGCCTTGCGGCCGGCAACGCGCAAGGCGAAGTGCAGACCACCACCTTCAGTTACCAGCTTCATCCCAATGGCCTGGTCAGCCGCATGGTGGAGGATGGGCCGGCGGCGGGCAACGGCGATGCGGTGACATCGACCTATTCGAGCGCCGGAGACCTCATCCGCATCGAGAACAGCGCGGGCCACGCCATCGTCATGGGGGACTACAACGGTTATGGCTACCCCGGCTACCTGATCGATGCGAACGGGCTGCGCAAGCACATCGCCTACGATGCGCGTGGGCGGCCGCTGGAGGTGCGTCTGGTGCTGGCGGCCGGGAACAGGACCACGCGCTATGAATACGATGCCTTCGGAAAGCTCGCCGCGATGACGGGACCGGACGACGTGCGGACCTCCAACCTCTACGACGTGGCAGGGTGCCTGCTTTCGACCTCCATTCCCGAGCCGGGCGGGAGCTTTGCCGAGACCCGGTACACGTACAACGCGCTGTCGCTTCCGACCAGCATGACCGTGCAGCGGGTCTTTGCCGATCCGGGCCGGGGGACGCAGCCATGA
- a CDS encoding IS3 family transposase (programmed frameshift), with protein MNKKSSKFSPEVRERAVCLVREQRGEHSSTWAAVESIAPMIGCTPQTLLDWVKRSEIDSGERDGISTAERERLKALEREVKELRRANEILKTASGFFRAGGARPQTEVVNTYIDRYRDGHGVEPICKVLQVAPSAYRRYAARQRNPQLCCARSQRDAVLRIEIDRVWHANMRVYGADKVWRQLNREGIAIARCTVERLMRQQGLQGARRGKHIRTTRADPKASCPLDRVNRQFKADRPNQLWVSDFTYVSTWQGWLYVAFVINVYARRIVGWRVSSRMTTDFVLDALEQALYARQPESKVSLIHHSDRGSQYVGIRYSERLAEAGIAPSVGSRGDSYDNALAETINGLYKAELIHRRGPWKTRESVELATLEWVAWFNHHRLLESIGYIPLAEAEANYYSQFMSTALMPA; from the exons ATGAACAAGAAATCAAGCAAGTTTTCCCCTGAAGTCCGCGAGCGTGCGGTGTGCCTGGTTCGGGAGCAACGCGGCGAGCATTCATCGACGTGGGCTGCGGTCGAATCGATTGCACCAATGATAGGCTGCACGCCTCAGACGCTGCTGGACTGGGTCAAGCGCTCCGAGATAGATAGCGGCGAGCGGGATGGCATCAGCACTGCTGAGCGTGAACGTCTCAAGGCACTGGAGCGTGAGGTCAAGGAATTGCGTCGAGCCAACGAGATTCTCAAGACCGCTAGTG GTTTTTTTCGCGCAGGCGGAGCTCGACCGCAAACTGAAGTCGTAAATACTTATATCGATCGCTACCGGGATGGCCACGGGGTCGAGCCGATCTGCAAGGTATTGCAGGTTGCCCCATCGGCGTACCGGCGTTATGCAGCGCGGCAACGTAACCCTCAATTGTGTTGCGCCCGCAGCCAGCGCGACGCGGTACTGCGTATTGAGATCGACCGGGTGTGGCACGCCAACATGCGCGTGTATGGTGCCGATAAGGTCTGGCGGCAGTTGAACCGTGAAGGCATTGCTATCGCACGTTGTACGGTGGAGAGATTGATGCGTCAGCAAGGACTTCAGGGAGCACGGCGCGGCAAACATATTCGCACCACGCGTGCCGATCCGAAGGCGTCATGCCCGCTGGACCGAGTCAATCGTCAGTTCAAGGCGGATCGTCCCAATCAGCTTTGGGTCTCCGACTTTACCTATGTATCGACTTGGCAAGGTTGGCTGTACGTCGCCTTCGTTATCAACGTGTATGCCCGGCGTATCGTTGGCTGGCGCGTGAGCAGCCGCATGACGACGGACTTCGTCCTGGATGCACTGGAACAGGCGCTCTATGCTCGCCAACCGGAGAGCAAGGTTAGCCTGATCCATCATTCCGACAGAGGATCGCAATATGTTGGAATTCGCTACAGCGAACGATTGGCCGAAGCCGGCATTGCGCCATCGGTTGGCAGTCGTGGGGACAGCTACGACAACGCCTTGGCCGAAACCATCAATGGCCTATACAAGGCGGAATTGATTCATCGTCGTGGACCCTGGAAAACCAGGGAATCCGTCGAACTGGCCACGCTCGAATGGGTGGCCTGGTTCAACCATCATCGACTGCTGGAATCCATCGGCTATATCCCTCTGGCAGAAGCTGAGGCAAACTACTACAGCCAATTCATGAGCACTGCCTTGATGCCGGCTTAA
- a CDS encoding IS3 family transposase, whose translation MVLDLYSRKVVGWAMSDRMTAVLVCDALMMALFRRSFPKGVIVHSDRGMPYCAKDHRTILEQHGLVASMRAKGNCYGNAAMESWNHSLKVEAIHGERCSTRVQAKAQVFDYVEIYYKRSRLHSTLGYLSSEQFEAQNLA comes from the coding sequence ATGGTCCTGGACCTGTACTCGCGCAAGGTTGTCGGCTGGGCCATGAGCGATCGCATGACGGCAGTGTTGGTCTGCGATGCGCTCATGATGGCGCTGTTTCGTCGTAGTTTTCCCAAGGGCGTGATCGTACACAGCGACCGCGGCATGCCGTACTGCGCCAAGGATCACCGCACCATCCTGGAGCAACACGGGTTGGTGGCGAGCATGCGTGCAAAAGGCAACTGCTATGGCAATGCAGCGATGGAAAGCTGGAATCACAGCCTCAAAGTGGAGGCCATCCACGGCGAGCGATGCTCAACGCGTGTACAGGCCAAGGCGCAGGTGTTCGACTACGTTGAGATCTACTACAAGCGCAGCCGACTGCATTCCACGCTGGGCTATCTCAGCTCCGAGCAGTTTGAGGCACAAAATCTAGCTTAA
- a CDS encoding H-NS histone family protein yields MNKKSLESIASAKAKLEEELRNLEAQEAQLRQGQADGAFAEVVRLLGQYAEYFSAKQRSEVATLAGAATVKSKKAASVKKEVAPKYWLPHTQDTWSGRGRTPRAFAAWEGTAAYKNWKSKHPDEKFPAYPG; encoded by the coding sequence GTGAACAAGAAATCTCTCGAATCCATCGCTTCCGCCAAGGCCAAGCTGGAAGAAGAACTTCGCAATCTGGAAGCACAGGAAGCGCAATTGCGCCAAGGCCAGGCGGATGGCGCATTCGCCGAGGTCGTGCGCCTGCTCGGGCAATATGCTGAATACTTCAGTGCCAAGCAACGGTCCGAGGTCGCGACGCTGGCCGGCGCCGCAACCGTCAAGTCGAAGAAAGCGGCGTCCGTGAAAAAAGAGGTCGCGCCGAAATACTGGCTTCCGCACACCCAGGACACCTGGTCCGGACGTGGGCGCACGCCGCGTGCGTTCGCGGCCTGGGAAGGCACGGCAGCCTACAAGAACTGGAAATCGAAGCATCCGGATGAGAAGTTCCCCGCCTATCCTGGATGA
- a CDS encoding methyl-accepting chemotaxis protein, whose translation MEALAKAVNATLQGAAAAWPATAQAALAKQLAERVYSAQRERDLAKAQAEQATLALEHLEGRFELVANGTTDGLWDIGVVAGDPGHPDNPVWWSPQMRRLLGFSSVQDFPDVLDSWVACLHPEDKQRTLDAFAAHLNDRSGNTPYDVENRLRLKSGEYRWFRAFGTTERDAHGAPLRVAGSLTDIAERRAREHFLDVTLIRFELGSQMLSDGLWDMSVIAGDPINPNNEFWWSQQFRDLLGFESEQDFPNVLDSWASRLHPEDKERSLNAFAAHLNDRSGRTGFDIEYRLQLKSGQYRWFRARGLTKRAADGTPLRAVGALMDVEAGRQLGEVANTLSSAAGNIVRSNDDLARRTEQQAAALEETASSMEEMTSIVRKNADGAHQANGLASGAAETALRGGELVNGVVSTMADIQASSRKIGEIITVIDGIAFQTNILALNAAVEAARAGEQGRGFAVVASEVRSLAQRCTTAAKEIRDLISESGAKVGQGAQQVNVAGQAMQELLVAVKQVNDIMGGIAAASQEQSAGIDQINQSIVQMDTVTQQNAVLVETMASSARALEDQATALAKSVAGNSRRSASKPASAIVA comes from the coding sequence GTGGAAGCGCTGGCCAAGGCTGTGAATGCCACGTTGCAGGGCGCTGCGGCGGCGTGGCCTGCGACGGCCCAGGCCGCGCTTGCGAAACAGTTGGCCGAGCGTGTGTACAGCGCGCAGCGCGAGCGCGATCTGGCCAAGGCGCAGGCTGAGCAGGCCACGCTGGCGCTCGAACACCTGGAGGGCCGTTTCGAGTTGGTGGCGAACGGCACCACGGATGGCTTGTGGGACATCGGCGTCGTTGCCGGTGACCCCGGCCATCCCGACAATCCGGTGTGGTGGTCCCCGCAGATGCGGCGATTGCTCGGCTTTTCCTCGGTGCAGGACTTTCCCGACGTGCTCGACAGTTGGGTCGCCTGCCTGCATCCGGAAGACAAGCAGCGGACGCTGGATGCGTTCGCGGCCCATCTCAACGACCGAAGCGGCAACACGCCGTACGACGTCGAAAACCGGCTTCGCTTGAAATCCGGCGAATATCGGTGGTTCCGCGCCTTCGGCACCACCGAGCGCGACGCGCACGGGGCGCCGCTGCGGGTCGCCGGTTCCCTCACCGACATCGCCGAGCGCCGCGCGCGCGAGCATTTCCTGGACGTCACGCTGATCCGCTTCGAGCTCGGCTCGCAGATGCTCAGCGACGGGCTCTGGGACATGAGCGTGATCGCAGGCGACCCGATCAATCCGAACAACGAGTTCTGGTGGTCGCAGCAGTTCCGGGACTTGCTGGGCTTCGAGTCCGAGCAGGATTTTCCCAATGTCCTGGACAGCTGGGCGTCACGCCTGCATCCCGAGGACAAGGAGCGGTCGCTGAACGCCTTCGCCGCGCACCTGAACGACCGTAGCGGCCGCACCGGCTTCGACATCGAGTATCGCCTGCAACTCAAGAGCGGGCAGTATCGCTGGTTCAGGGCACGCGGCCTGACCAAGCGCGCAGCGGACGGCACCCCGTTGCGCGCCGTGGGGGCGTTGATGGATGTCGAGGCGGGACGCCAGCTTGGCGAGGTGGCGAACACGCTCAGCAGCGCGGCGGGGAACATTGTGCGAAGCAACGACGATCTGGCGCGCCGTACCGAACAGCAGGCCGCGGCGCTGGAGGAAACCGCCAGTTCCATGGAAGAAATGACCAGCATCGTGCGCAAGAACGCCGATGGCGCGCACCAGGCCAACGGGTTGGCGAGCGGCGCCGCCGAGACGGCGTTGCGCGGCGGCGAGCTGGTCAACGGGGTGGTCAGCACCATGGCCGACATCCAAGCGTCCTCGCGCAAGATCGGAGAGATCATCACCGTCATCGATGGCATCGCGTTCCAGACCAACATCCTTGCGCTCAATGCCGCCGTGGAGGCGGCGCGCGCGGGCGAGCAGGGACGCGGCTTCGCCGTGGTCGCGTCCGAAGTGCGAAGCCTGGCGCAGCGGTGCACGACCGCTGCGAAAGAGATCCGCGACCTGATCTCCGAGTCCGGCGCCAAGGTCGGCCAGGGCGCGCAGCAGGTCAACGTGGCGGGCCAGGCGATGCAGGAACTGCTGGTTGCCGTGAAGCAGGTCAACGACATCATGGGCGGCATCGCCGCCGCCAGCCAGGAGCAGAGCGCGGGCATCGACCAGATCAACCAGAGCATCGTGCAGATGGACACGGTCACGCAGCAGAACGCCGTCCTGGTCGAAACGATGGCCTCTTCGGCCCGCGCGCTGGAGGACCAGGCGACCGCGCTGGCGAAAAGCGTCGCCGGCAATTCGCGGCGTTCCGCCTCCAAGCCAGCGTCGGCGATCGTGGCGTGA
- a CDS encoding phosphocholine-specific phospholipase C, with translation MVQHSRRRFLARASLALGAGAAAPLLPGAIRSALAVPPARVTGTLQDVQHVVVLMQENRAFDHYFGCLRGVRGFGDPRPLRLPGGRPVWYQPEAGAGDRYVLPFRLNSQTSSAQWMKDLNHDWKGSHHTWKHHDAWIAQKSAMSMGHFQREDLPFYYALADAFTICDGYHASLFGPTNPNRMYLFTGTSGLSVGDDGEQAVNNRDDGNWTADMARDDPQFPGYAWTTYSERLQQAGVSWQVYQEFDNYGDNSHPYFARFRHLDRHSPLYRRGRAWAAGSTADNAKASRGEHLLAAFERDVRGGRLPQVSWIVAPYLLSEHPDATPAYGESLSARLLEVLAGAPQVWSRTVFLINYDENDGFFDHVPPALPAIDPALGASNVDLRGEDYHGVPVGLGPRVPMLVVSPWSRGGWVDSQVFDHTSVIRFLERRFGVAEPNISPWRRAIAGDLTSALDFAGHDDGRVALPDTRAFVARIDASAALPPPQRPVQQALPAQEPGQRPARALPYDFDVRLQAGPQGQTLRMLNRSAVGVAFNAYADGGIAGPWFYTLAAGSELHDARAWRGAAADTGYALRVHGPNGFLREFCGDGVADAGLQADADYDAATQCLLLELRNAGARACRLRVRDGYRDGAEQAHQLAAGERRRLCFPLPAQHHWYDLDVASQTMPQWRRRLAGHIETGRPSMSDPAIGAGVAG, from the coding sequence GTGGTCCAACACAGTCGCCGTCGTTTCCTCGCCCGTGCGTCGCTGGCTCTCGGCGCCGGCGCGGCCGCGCCGCTGTTGCCCGGTGCGATCCGCAGTGCGCTGGCGGTGCCGCCGGCACGGGTCACCGGCACCTTGCAGGACGTGCAGCACGTGGTGGTCCTGATGCAGGAGAACCGCGCGTTCGACCACTACTTCGGCTGCCTGCGCGGCGTGCGCGGCTTCGGCGACCCGCGGCCGCTGCGCTTGCCCGGCGGGCGTCCGGTCTGGTACCAGCCCGAGGCCGGCGCCGGCGATCGCTACGTATTGCCGTTCCGCCTGAACAGCCAGACCAGCAGCGCGCAGTGGATGAAGGATCTCAACCACGACTGGAAGGGATCGCACCACACATGGAAGCACCACGATGCCTGGATTGCGCAGAAGAGCGCGATGAGCATGGGCCATTTCCAGCGCGAAGACCTGCCGTTCTACTACGCGCTGGCCGATGCCTTCACCATCTGCGACGGCTACCACGCCTCGCTGTTCGGCCCCACCAATCCCAACCGCATGTACCTGTTCACCGGGACCAGCGGCCTGAGCGTCGGCGACGACGGCGAGCAGGCGGTGAACAATCGCGACGACGGCAACTGGACCGCCGACATGGCGCGTGACGACCCGCAGTTCCCCGGCTATGCGTGGACCACCTATTCCGAGCGCCTACAACAGGCCGGCGTCAGCTGGCAGGTGTACCAGGAGTTCGACAACTACGGCGACAACAGCCATCCGTACTTCGCCCGCTTCCGCCATCTGGACCGCCACTCGCCGCTGTACCGACGCGGCCGCGCCTGGGCGGCGGGTTCCACCGCCGACAATGCCAAGGCCTCGCGCGGCGAACATCTGCTCGCCGCGTTCGAACGCGACGTGCGCGGCGGCCGGCTGCCGCAGGTGTCGTGGATCGTGGCGCCGTACCTGCTCAGCGAGCATCCCGACGCCACCCCGGCCTATGGCGAATCGCTGAGCGCGCGTCTGCTGGAGGTGCTGGCAGGCGCGCCGCAGGTCTGGTCCAGGACCGTGTTCCTGATCAACTACGACGAGAACGACGGCTTCTTCGACCACGTGCCGCCGGCGCTGCCGGCGATCGATCCGGCACTGGGCGCCAGCAACGTGGACCTGCGCGGTGAGGACTACCACGGCGTTCCGGTCGGCCTCGGCCCGCGCGTGCCGATGCTGGTGGTGTCGCCGTGGAGCCGCGGCGGCTGGGTCGATTCGCAGGTGTTCGACCATACCTCGGTGATCCGTTTCCTGGAGCGCCGGTTCGGCGTCGCCGAGCCCAACATCAGCCCGTGGCGGCGCGCGATCGCCGGCGACCTGACCTCGGCGCTGGATTTCGCCGGCCACGACGATGGCCGTGTCGCGTTGCCGGACACGCGCGCTTTCGTCGCTCGCATCGATGCGAGCGCGGCATTGCCGCCGCCGCAGCGGCCCGTGCAGCAGGCGCTGCCCGCCCAGGAGCCTGGGCAGCGACCGGCGCGTGCCTTGCCCTACGATTTCGACGTGCGGCTGCAGGCGGGGCCGCAGGGGCAAACGCTGCGCATGCTCAATCGCAGTGCGGTCGGTGTGGCCTTCAATGCCTATGCCGATGGCGGCATCGCCGGACCGTGGTTCTACACGCTGGCGGCGGGCAGCGAACTGCACGACGCGCGCGCCTGGCGCGGCGCTGCGGCCGACACCGGCTATGCGTTGCGCGTGCATGGTCCCAACGGCTTCCTGCGCGAATTTTGCGGCGACGGCGTGGCCGACGCCGGCTTGCAGGCCGATGCCGACTACGACGCGGCCACGCAATGCCTGCTGCTGGAACTGCGCAATGCCGGCGCGCGGGCGTGCCGGCTGCGTGTCCGCGACGGCTACCGCGACGGGGCCGAACAGGCGCATCAGCTGGCCGCCGGCGAGCGCAGGCGGCTGTGTTTTCCCTTGCCGGCGCAGCATCACTGGTACGACCTGGATGTCGCGAGCCAGACCATGCCGCAGTGGCGGCGACGCCTGGCCGGGCACATCGAGACCGGCCGCCCGAGCATGAGCGATCCGGCGATCGGCGCAGGCGTTGCCGGTTAG